The Stigmatella aurantiaca DW4/3-1 genome contains the following window.
GCGCGCTGGGGACAATTGGTGGGCTTGTCCGCCGTGCTCGACCCAAGCGACGCCAAGCACCTGAGTGACTGGCTGGGGGTGAAGCTCATCCACCTCAGCAGCCGGGAGAAACATCTGCACTACGAGTGCCGCACCCCCACCCGCCTCCTCTCGTTCCGCACGGACGCGCCCGACGCGGGCATCCAAGATCAGGAACGTCCCGCCTCGGCCCCGGATGACCTCCCAGCCATCATCGCCCAGGTGCTTCGCCAGCCCCACCACCTGCCTGCGATCGTCTTCTGCACTTCCAAGAAACGGGTCTACGAAACCACGGGGGCCTATGCCCGCTCCCGCAGGCTCACGGTCTCGCCCACACAATCCCTTCTGCCTGGGTTGAGGGATTCCACCGCAGCCGCGCGCGAGCTGTCTTGTTACATCCCCGAGGGCTTCGCCTTCCACACCGCCGATCTGCTCGATGCGGAGCGGCGTCTCGTCGAAGAAAAGATCGCGTCGAAAGACATCCAACTGGTCTTCGCCACCAGCACCCTCGCCGCAGGCGTCAACTTCCCCTTCAAGACGGCCATCTTCGACCGATGGAAGCGCTGGAATGATCGGACCAAGACCCATGAACCCTTGCCCCCGAGTGAGTTCCAGAACATGGCGGGCAGGGTCGGCCGCATGGGGACGACTGGCACCCACGGAAGCGTCCTTTTGACTTCCACGGATGGATTTGCCGACAAGAAGAGCATCCGGATCTACCTTCAGCCCGATCAGACCAATCCCCTCACCCCACGCATCACGCCCCAGGCCTTCCATCAGCTCTCGCTTCAGCTCGTCTCTTCCGGGATGTGCGAGACCCAGGAGGAGTTGGAGGCACTGCTCCTGAGCAGC
Protein-coding sequences here:
- a CDS encoding DEAD/DEAH box helicase; translation: MQFNLPSNHGLSQDVQKDPDLLWRAQDGSPSLTDVQHAALAAGVARGTSLLVVAPTSTGKTHIGLWALMGWLFSDQPRHAVYLVTHRALARQKFEELTKLLCARHFQGDKGSIALATGDTVEDAEGHTPTQPLEVPVLVATYEKYLALVSGAGIREDMSQSLIICDEIQILGDESRGRNIEILLTLMKKARWGQLVGLSAVLDPSDAKHLSDWLGVKLIHLSSREKHLHYECRTPTRLLSFRTDAPDAGIQDQERPASAPDDLPAIIAQVLRQPHHLPAIVFCTSKKRVYETTGAYARSRRLTVSPTQSLLPGLRDSTAAARELSCYIPEGFAFHTADLLDAERRLVEEKIASKDIQLVFATSTLAAGVNFPFKTAIFDRWKRWNDRTKTHEPLPPSEFQNMAGRVGRMGTTGTHGSVLLTSTDGFADKKSIRIYLQPDQTNPLTPRITPQAFHQLSLQLVSSGMCETQEELEALLLSSFSATREQESNQTGLAHWTAQLNKSTAALRNWGFIL